The following proteins are co-located in the Cyanobacteriota bacterium genome:
- a CDS encoding aldo/keto reductase, with the protein MQYRRFGRTELSMPVFSCGGMRYQYKWQDVPYRDIPADNQRNLEATIRRALDLGIHHIETARGYGTSEMQLGQILPRLPREKLIVQTKVAPCENPKEFRNTFDKSLAYLKLDYVDLLGLHGINNAELLHYSLRPKGCLDVAKELQRQGKVRFIGFSTHAPTEIILQAIESNQFDYVNLHWYYIYQFNWPAILAAHQRDMGVFIISPSDKGGHLYNPPPKLVELCQPLSPIVFNDLFCLSHPQVHTLSVGASCPTDFDEHLKTLPLLAQADELLPPIIERLQEAAITAMTGYFKDRAIAERWFHTWHSGLPTPEQTPGGLNIRVILWLWNLVTAYDMESFAKARYNLMGNANHWFPGAKADRISEVDLRSCLTNSPHADRIPAVLADAHRLLGGEAVKRLSQ; encoded by the coding sequence ATGCAATACCGACGTTTTGGACGTACTGAACTATCTATGCCCGTGTTCTCCTGTGGGGGAATGCGCTATCAATACAAATGGCAAGATGTGCCCTATCGGGATATACCAGCCGATAACCAGCGCAATCTAGAAGCTACAATTCGCCGAGCGCTGGATCTAGGTATTCACCATATTGAAACAGCACGAGGCTATGGAACGTCAGAAATGCAGCTAGGGCAAATCTTGCCCCGGTTGCCACGGGAAAAATTGATCGTGCAGACGAAAGTAGCTCCCTGTGAAAACCCTAAAGAATTTCGCAATACCTTTGATAAGTCCTTGGCCTATCTAAAGCTAGATTATGTGGACTTACTGGGACTACATGGCATCAACAATGCTGAGTTATTGCACTATAGCCTGCGACCTAAAGGTTGCTTGGACGTAGCGAAAGAATTGCAGCGTCAGGGAAAAGTCCGGTTTATTGGTTTTTCAACCCATGCTCCTACTGAGATCATTCTCCAAGCGATCGAATCCAACCAGTTTGACTATGTGAATCTGCATTGGTACTACATCTATCAGTTCAATTGGCCAGCCATTCTAGCTGCTCATCAGCGGGATATGGGAGTATTTATCATCAGCCCTTCAGACAAAGGTGGGCACTTGTATAACCCCCCACCTAAGTTGGTCGAGTTGTGTCAACCGCTAAGTCCGATCGTCTTCAATGACCTGTTTTGCCTTAGTCACCCCCAAGTTCATACCTTAAGCGTGGGAGCGTCTTGCCCTACAGATTTTGACGAGCACCTAAAGACGTTACCCCTGTTAGCACAAGCTGATGAGCTGCTGCCACCGATTATAGAGCGGTTACAGGAGGCCGCGATCACAGCCATGACGGGCTATTTCAAGGATCGAGCGATCGCAGAGCGTTGGTTCCATACTTGGCACAGTGGTTTACCCACTCCTGAGCAGACCCCCGGTGGTTTGAATATTCGTGTGATTCTGTGGCTATGGAACTTAGTAACTGCTTACGACATGGAAAGCTTTGCCAAGGCGCGCTATAACTTGATGGGGAATGCTAACCACTGGTTTCCGGGGGCTAAAGCTGATCGCATTAGTGAGGTAGACCTGCGATCGTGTCTCACGAACAGCCCCCATGCAGATAGGATTCCGGCTGTGTTAGCCGATGCCCACCGCTTATTGGGTGGAGAAGCCGTTAAACGCCTTTCTCAGC
- the infC gene encoding translation initiation factor IF-3, with amino-acid sequence MPVIERKPNRDLPNINERIRFPKVRVIDTDGTQVGILAPREALRMAEEKNLDLVLLSDKADPPVCKIMDYGKYRYEQEKKEREARKKQHNAEVKEVKMRYKIDEHDYQVRVRQAIGFLKDGDKVKATVMFRGREVQHADLAEELLQRMADDLKDVAEVQQAPKREGKNMMVLFTPKKA; translated from the coding sequence ATGCCTGTGATTGAACGCAAACCTAACCGGGATTTACCTAATATCAACGAGCGCATTCGCTTTCCTAAGGTTCGAGTGATTGATACAGACGGTACACAAGTGGGGATTTTAGCGCCCCGCGAAGCCTTGCGGATGGCCGAAGAGAAGAACTTAGACTTGGTGCTGCTTAGCGATAAGGCCGACCCACCAGTCTGTAAGATTATGGACTACGGCAAGTATCGCTATGAACAAGAGAAGAAGGAGCGAGAAGCTCGTAAGAAGCAACACAATGCTGAAGTCAAGGAAGTTAAGATGCGCTACAAGATTGACGAGCACGACTACCAAGTGCGCGTGAGGCAAGCGATCGGCTTCTTGAAGGATGGGGATAAAGTCAAGGCTACCGTGATGTTTCGAGGGCGAGAGGTGCAACATGCCGATTTAGCAGAAGAACTGCTACAGCGCATGGCCGATGACCTAAAGGACGTAGCAGAAGTCCAGCAAGCACCTAAGCGTGAAGGCAAGAACATGATGGTATTGTTTACGCCTAAGAAGGCTTAA